Below is a window of Malania oleifera isolate guangnan ecotype guangnan chromosome 1, ASM2987363v1, whole genome shotgun sequence DNA.
atttcattctCGTCCAATTTCATTAGTGTTTTTTCGTTCTAATAATAAGCTACTCCAGGTGAATGCGATGCCGAGAGTGGGGTGAGGTGCGGCAATGCAGGAGTGGAGTGAAGGACCGGTGCCTCAACTACCGGTGGCCTCTGCTGCATTCAGTGCAGCTGCGTTCCCTCCGGCATTCCCAAATTCGGAATGCCCTTTGCTACCGCGACAAGCTCGATCCAAGGGCAAATCCAAGTGTCCTTAGATCCATCTGCCCTATCTTATTTTAGGCCCTCATCATATGCTATTGGGAAGTACTTTTCTTGCTTTTAAAAGAACAAATAAATTTGCTAGTTCATTTTTTATGTTCTAGAAATGTAACCAGGGCACGCCGAGCAATCGGCCATTACAGGGGTAGCGTGGGAGGTTTGGATATGGGAAGGGGAAAATACCTATGAAATGGTCACTGTCCTGTTTCGTTTGTGTTCAATTTTTCTTTTGCATCCAATTTCTGTCTGTATCTGGCAAAGATCCTAATTTTGGAAAAGCTGTCTGTGCTCcatttttttcacaaaaaaaaaaaaaaaaaaaaaaaaggaaaagaaaaaatgaagtgCAGCCCTAAAAATGGATACTTCCATTGTCATAACAAATAACTTGCCCAGGCTCATATCACACAAGCTTCAAAAAGATTATATGCACCAATAAATTATATTCCGAGTTTACATACAGCAACCAATCCAAGAGGACTCGATAAGCAACTCCAcaaatcatttttttcttttgggaaaaaaaaaaaaaggaaagaagcaAAACAAACAGATGAACTGACACCCCAAGCAGCATTACATTTGCATGCATTATTATTGGCTACACAAATTTACACACTGCAAATAAGAAACTTTTATGACtcaaaaaacaaataataacaTCAAAGGATGTGATCCCAAAATCAGCCCCTCCTGGCATTCCCATGCCGTTGGTTTCTAAAATAGTTGAGAAGCGACTGTGCCTGCATCCAACCAAATGACAaccaattaaattattttataatatagaACAATGTGTGTGATTATAACTGGCGTACCTTTTCTCGTGCCCTTGGGGTTCCTGACTGTGACAATGCCACTAAAGGTGGCACAGCACCTTCCTGAAGCACAGTGGTACAGAATCTACCATTGTGCATGCAAAGCTGGAGAAGAGCAGCAGCTGCATTCTCTTTACCTCTGGCAGAACCCAACTCAACCACCTCAACTAGAACAGGTATACCTCTTTCTTGAGCAATTGCAATTTTTCCATCAGGAatagtagcgagatttgccagaACAGCAACTGCTTTGTCAACCATACCAGCCGCTGGGTCCATCAATTCCACAAGGTGCTTCACTGCTCCTGCCTGTACAATCAGGCTCTTGTTATCATGGAATATTGATAAATTGAACAATGCTGTGGCTGCATCTTTCTTTCCCCTGGGAGTCCCATTTCCCAGTAAGTCAACCAAAGGTTCAATTGCCCCAGACCTCCCAATCATAATCTTGTTATCCTCAACCACTGAGAGGCTAAAGAGAGTGGCAGCAGAGTTCTCCTTGGCCTCAGGACTCCCCGTCTTAAGGACATGAATCAGAGGCTTAATTGCCTCAGCATTTGCAATTGCCGTTTTGTTGTTATCATTGATTGATAAGTTGAGAAGAGCTGTGACAGCATTTTCTTGAGTCTTTGTGTCTGTTGAATATAATAGATTAACCAAAGCATTTATGGCCCCACAGTTTGCAATCACAATCCGGTTATCCATGTTGTGTTTTGCAAGTAGCCGGAGTTCTGTTGTTGCTTCCCTTTGAGTATCAATGGAAGTGCTTTTCAAGTCCTCAACCAGCTTCCGAACTTGGGTTTCAATGCCTGAAAAATAAGCTCGATTTTCTATAGCAGGAGATGAAACTATCCTTGGTACGAATCTCTCGGATGGCCGAAGCCAGAGTGGTTGGCTCCGAGATCTTGTCTCCAAGCGGGGTGGCAACTCAGGTTCTCTCTGCTGTGTGGTCAAGGTACCAGGAGCAGCTGCCCGTGGCTCGGACGTTACCTCCCCCAATGCATCACTAGTGTAAGCTGTTGCATGCGTGGACATTGGTGAAACCACACTGAGATCTCCCAGTGTTCTTGGCGGAACACTCACATTAGAAAGTGTGCTCGAAGCTGATGAAGCTCGTTTATGGTTCTGAAAACAGTCAGCATCGAACCCATTAGGGGAAAATTCTCTTCTCAATGGTGATGGAGAGGACTGCCTGCTTGAATCCATACTTGTTTCTGCCAAAATAGCCACCTTGTTTCCAGAACTTGCCAGTACTCTCCCACTATCTACTCCATGCCCATTTCCCATCACACCTGACAAGGAACCCTCTGATGAAGAGCGTGGGTGTGACGGAGACACTCTCTCTCGGTGGATCCCACTAGATGAGATTAAGTTATTTCCAGGCAAACCTACAGACTGAGTGGACTCAGGTGACAGTGGTTGGTTGCCCCTGGGAAGGATGTGTGAATCCCTAGGTGCACCAGATTCTTCAGGGGCTACAAGGGGTGAGGATTGGTTCATGCTCATAGCCTTCACGGGTTCAGGCAGCTTCACATTGTTAGAGTCACACCAGCTTGCAATCAGAGCCTTCACGGTGTAATTAGGTATTAGAGTTGTGTGAGATAGAGTCTGCCGTGTCTTGGGGCAAACAGTGAGACCAAGATCAATCCATTTCTTGATGAATGCCCGCTCATATGTTTGTCCTGATGCCACAATTACTGGGTCTGTCATCAACTCTAGGGAAATAGGACAGCAGAAATCAGGAGGTATTGGAACAGGGCTACGGCTCTGGGACTGTTTGATCATAATGAGAGAGAGCATGTGGGTAACAATagcaatcattttatcaaaatacTCAGCTTCCACATTGTTTTCAGCTTGTTCAGCATTCTCCTTCAGCTTTTCAAGGGCCACAGCCTCAATAAGAAGCTCCTGATTTGACACTAAATTCAGAGAATCTGCTATTTCAACCACACTCTCTGGGCTGGGTCTCGCACCCTCTTCTTGATCCCTTATAGCTTCTCTCACGATAGTTGATGTTTGTTCATATCCCATATGCTTAATTTTTTGTAAGCATGGCTGCAATACCAAATATTAGACATCAGACAATGGAGTTATTGTCATGCACAATTCCATCCTA
It encodes the following:
- the LOC131155347 gene encoding U-box domain-containing protein 4, translating into MEISLLKELLNNISLFFHLSSCKNIDSEPVRKYYQRIEEILKLLKPILDAIVDAEVASDELLNKEFEELGQLVDELRELFESWHPLMSKLYFVLQVDSLMTKSRASGLEIFQLLKSYNHRLPDELSPSSLEPCLQKIKHMGYEQTSTIVREAIRDQEEGARPSPESVVEIADSLNLVSNQELLIEAVALEKLKENAEQAENNVEAEYFDKMIAIVTHMLSLIMIKQSQSRSPVPIPPDFCCPISLELMTDPVIVASGQTYERAFIKKWIDLGLTVCPKTRQTLSHTTLIPNYTVKALIASWCDSNNVKLPEPVKAMSMNQSSPLVAPEESGAPRDSHILPRGNQPLSPESTQSVGLPGNNLISSSGIHRERVSPSHPRSSSEGSLSGVMGNGHGVDSGRVLASSGNKVAILAETSMDSSRQSSPSPLRREFSPNGFDADCFQNHKRASSASSTLSNVSVPPRTLGDLSVVSPMSTHATAYTSDALGEVTSEPRAAAPGTLTTQQREPELPPRLETRSRSQPLWLRPSERFVPRIVSSPAIENRAYFSGIETQVRKLVEDLKSTSIDTQREATTELRLLAKHNMDNRIVIANCGAINALVNLLYSTDTKTQENAVTALLNLSINDNNKTAIANAEAIKPLIHVLKTGSPEAKENSAATLFSLSVVEDNKIMIGRSGAIEPLVDLLGNGTPRGKKDAATALFNLSIFHDNKSLIVQAGAVKHLVELMDPAAGMVDKAVAVLANLATIPDGKIAIAQERGIPVLVEVVELGSARGKENAAAALLQLCMHNGRFCTTVLQEGAVPPLVALSQSGTPRAREKAQSLLNYFRNQRHGNARRG